GATCATACATGTTAAGACGCCATCTTTAAAATTATTTGTAGCACATATTCAAAAATTGAAGGGGATTCTTACTGGATGTAAATGTATAATAGATTATAGGGTACATTAAAGAGCCCATTATTTCAGAAATTAGTCTGTTTCTTTTTGAATGCTTCAATTTTTTAAGTAAATGTTCTTTTATCAAATCATTATACGACTCGTTCTCTATTATACTTCTTGCAGCAAGATTAGCACTCTGAAAGGCGTATCTCATTCCAAATCCCCATAAATAGTCCTGAAATCCCCCTGCTTCTCCAATGAACATTGTTCCTTTTTCGTCATAATAGTTTTTCTTTATTTCAAAACGCCCGTAGCCACCGAATTTTTTTCCGGCAGAAAGCTCTTTTTCATCAAGAAAATCTGAAAAATAGTTAATTGTGTTTTTAAGGAACTCTTCCGAACGAGGAGCGCTCTTGCGTCCAAAAACAGTCGCAATTGTTCCATGCCCATTTTTAACCAGAAGATAGGAGTAGAACCCTCTGGCTATATCCTTGCCAAAAGCCATATGATAACCACAGTCCAGGTTCGTATTGAATTTAATTCCCCTTGCAAGGATATTTGCGTTTCTGGGACCTTTTGCATTTACCTGAGCAGGCAGATTATTCTCCTGCTTATAGTTTAGATGAATTTTTACTCCCAGTTTTTCGGCCTGCTCAAACAAGGCCTTATCCAGGCATCCTTCTGTGCCTCCCCTTCTCACCAGATAACAGGCATTTTTTCCTCTGATAGTTTTTAGTTTCCCTGAGTAATGGATAACTAACTCCGAAAGAGGTTCGTACTCAAAAGACAAATCAATACCATATGATTCTACCTGTTTCAGGACGTCAATTTTCTCAGACCAATTTTCTAACCCTTGCCAGTCCTCGTTGAACCGTTTACCGATGTAACTGCCCTTTTCATAAACATTGACTTTGTAATCATTTTGACAAAGAATTATTGCACATGCAAGGCCGCTTATCCCTCCGCCAATAATATTTATCTCTCTGTCCAAGTAAACACCTGCAGACAGTGGAATTACGAAATATTTATATTTTTTCTTTTGTAAAGAGCCGGGTTACAAAAATTAATTAAAAGATGACGATTTTTGCGTAATGAACAGGTTATTACTTGAAGAATAATAAAAAGCATGATGAGCAGGTTTCTAATCAAATAATTATGATACGATTTTCAATCTATGATATAATTTTCGACATATAACTCTTAAAATCTGAAAAATAAATAAAAAATAACTCCGAAAAAGCGATCTCAGTAACGGGAAATATTAAACGTTTCAAAAACATCAAGCACGTTTTGATAATCCACAAATGTCCCGAAGCAGCCATCGTTTTCCATAGGGACCCCGTAAGTAATCACTTTCTTCCCTTTGAGAGCACGCATAACTTTGTTGATTTCATAATCGCAGGCGATAAGAAGGACTCCGTCTGCAGCTTCCATTTTTAAGATATTCTTCACATATGAAGAGCCTGTCAGAATAAAAACTTTATATCCGTACTTTTCGGCATCTTTTTTTAACTGAGTAAAAACACACTTTCCACAGGACTTACACTGGATTCCTGTCTGTGTGGAATGGGCAGGACAGTCAAGGTTACGCATGCAGTGAGGGGCAAGAATGATTCTTTTCTTCGTTCTTTCAAAGGCAGACTTATGAGCCCGATTTTTTAGAGAGGCCATCCACTTGTCCAGAACGCGCGTATCCGAAAACTTGAGAAAAATCTGTCTCAGAGGCAGATAGAAGAAGTCGAGAACATTAGCGAAAAAACCTGCCAGATAAACACTGCGTGTAAGGCTCCTCCGGCTGACCAGCAGAGCAATCCCTGAAAGGATGAAAGATGCCAGCATGGAGATAAAAAGAGCCTGCCCGATAAGGTTATACATTGCACATCTCCATTTTTTGAATTATTTCCTCAACATTTGCTTCCGTGTTGAAGCAGCCGTCCTTTAAGAGAAGAACTCCCTGAACAGGGACAAAGGAGACAGCCTGCATGTTCTCGGAAAGCTCATTATAACAGGCAACCCCCAGACAGGCTTCAGGCCTGTATTCTTT
The genomic region above belongs to Methanosarcina horonobensis HB-1 = JCM 15518 and contains:
- a CDS encoding NAD(P)/FAD-dependent oxidoreductase, yielding MDREINIIGGGISGLACAIILCQNDYKVNVYEKGSYIGKRFNEDWQGLENWSEKIDVLKQVESYGIDLSFEYEPLSELVIHYSGKLKTIRGKNACYLVRRGGTEGCLDKALFEQAEKLGVKIHLNYKQENNLPAQVNAKGPRNANILARGIKFNTNLDCGYHMAFGKDIARGFYSYLLVKNGHGTIATVFGRKSAPRSEEFLKNTINYFSDFLDEKELSAGKKFGGYGRFEIKKNYYDEKGTMFIGEAGGFQDYLWGFGMRYAFQSANLAARSIIENESYNDLIKEHLLKKLKHSKRNRLISEIMGSLMYPIIYYTFTSSKNPLQFLNMCYK
- a CDS encoding DUF116 domain-containing protein, which translates into the protein MYNLIGQALFISMLASFILSGIALLVSRRSLTRSVYLAGFFANVLDFFYLPLRQIFLKFSDTRVLDKWMASLKNRAHKSAFERTKKRIILAPHCMRNLDCPAHSTQTGIQCKSCGKCVFTQLKKDAEKYGYKVFILTGSSYVKNILKMEAADGVLLIACDYEINKVMRALKGKKVITYGVPMENDGCFGTFVDYQNVLDVFETFNISRY